The Sorangiineae bacterium MSr11954 DNA segment AGCTTGTCGCCGGGTGCGACCTTGTATTGCTTACCGCCTGTCTTGATCACCGCATACATGCTGTAGCCCTCTTGGAAAGCCGACGATCCTGATTCCGCTCGGATAAAAACGCGAAGCTTGAAGTGCGTTGAAGCGAGCGAAACGGAGCGCGGCGGGGAGTTCGAAACCCCCGTCGAGAAGACGGGGCCCGATCTGAGAACGTGAGAGTCCCAGTAAGGGGACGCGGGAGTATACGGATAGCCGGCGCTTTGTAAAGCGCTCCCGCGCGAGGCCGAACCGAAAGGAAAAGGCCGCGCGAACGCCGAATCGAAGACCGGGCGCAGCCCTTGCTCTAGCGCAACCCACGAGCGGCCGTGGATGTTGGCGTATGCGGCCCCGCTCGGTTCGAAGCAGTTGGCTCGGCTCGGCCCTTACTTCCGCGGGAGCATGATGAAAGTTCAGCGTTTTTCACAACTTGTCGTTCTAGGAGCGGCCCTCTTGACCGCGATGGGAGCCGCCGGTTGGGGGTGCAGCGCGCCCGATCCAGGGGAGATCGGTGTTGGCCCGGGGGGAAAACGATCCGGAAACTTCGACGGAGGCGCGGGCAATCCAAACAACGGCGGCAATGGGAACGGAAACGGGAACGGCAATGGGGGAGGCGGTGGCGATGGTGGAGGTGGCGGGGGAGGCGGAGGCGGCGGAGACAATGCCTTCGCCGGCGCGCCCGCCTATCAAGCCGGGCAAACGGGGCAGCCCACGAACAACGCGGGCCACCCGAACGGCGGCAACCCGGTAGGCCTTGCTTGCCTCGACTGCCATGGGCCGCAAAACACGAAGAAGTTCAGCTTCGGCGGCACCGTCTACAAGACGAGCGGCGGCGCGCCCGTGGGGGCGGGTGTCGAAGTTCGGTTGCGAACGCCCAACGGGGACAGCCTCTCCGTCTACACCGACGCGACAGGGAATTTTTACGCGGAAACGGCCACATTTCCCGCGCTCCCTGCCGGTACGCAGGTCGGCGTGCGCGACGGTACGAACACCAAGCCGATGGTTGGAAAGCTCGTGGGGGCCGATGGCTCGTGCGCGAAGGCGAGCTGCCACCAGTCGCCTGGACAAGGGAAAATCTATCTTCAGTAAAAGTTGAGAAGAGAACATGACCGGGCGCGGCCGGGTCCGATGGCGAAGGTCGGGGGCATCGTGCTACTCGTCATCCAACCGCCATGCCGAACGGATACCTCGCGCTCATCCTGCACGCGCATCTGCCATTCGTCCGACATCCGGAGCATGCGCGGCACCTCGAAGAACGTTGGTTTTACGAAGCGCTGATCGAGTGCTACCTGCCGCTGCTCGACGCCTTCGACCGCATGGCCGACGATGGGGTGCCGTTCGCGCTCACCATGAGCGTCACGCCTCCATTGGCCGCGATGATGCGCGATCCGCTCCTCTGCGAGCGCTTCGAAGGCCATCTCTCGCGCCTGGAGGCGCTGACCGAACGCGAAATGAAACGGCTGTGGGGCGATGAGCGTTTCGCTCACGTGGCCACCTTTTACCGCGAAGAGCTCCGGCGCGTCCGCGGTGTTTGGGAGCGCCACCGGGGCGACGTCATCGGCGGCCTCGTTCGCCATTGGGACGCGGGGCGCATCGAGCTCATAACGTGCGCCGCCACCCATTGCTATTTGCCGGGCATGCTCCCCGCGCCGGAGGGCATCCGTCCGCAGATCGAGCTGGGGGTGCGCGGCTTCGAGCAGCTCGTGGGGCGCAAGCCGGTCGGGATGTGGCTGGCCGAGTGCGCCTACCACCCGAGCTTCGACGCGGAGATCGCCAAGGCCGGCATCCGATTCACCTTGGTCGACACCCACGGCGTCACCTTCGCGCGCCCGCGTCCGCCCTTCGGCGTGCACGCGCCCATCGTATCGCCCTCGGGCGTGGCGTTCTTCGCGCGCGACGCCGAGTCGAGCCGCCAAGTCTGGTCGCGCGAGGAAGGCTACCCGGGCGATCCGTATTATCGGGATTTTTATCGCGATATCGGCTTCGATCTCCCCGAGAGCGAATTGATGGGCGAGATTGGCGGCGATGGCGCGCGCCTGATGACCGGTATCAAGTACCACCGCATCACCGGCAAATCGGCGCACAAAGAGCCTTACGATCCTCGGATCGCGCGGCAGATTGCGTGGGAGCACGCGGGCAACTTCGTCTACAACCGCGGCCTGCAAATCCAGCATCTGTCGGCCCGCGTCCCGGCGCCCATCGTGGTCGCGCCCTACGACGCAGAGCTCTACGGCCACTGGTGGTACGAGGGGCCGCGCTTCCTCGAGTCGGTCTTTCGCCAGCTGCCGAACACGCGCGGCGAGGTGGAGGCCATCACCCTGCGCACCTACTTGGAGCGCCACCCCGTCTCGGTGGAGGCCACGCCGGCCGCGTCCTCGTGGGGCGCGGGAGGCTATGGGGAGGTCTGGGTCGGGCCCGAGGCCGCGTGGTCCTGGCGCCACGTGCACCACGCCACCCGCTATGTGAGCTGGCTGGTGCAGAACCACCGCGGCGCCACGGGGCCGCGGGGGCGGGCGCTCGATCAGACCATCCAAGAGCTCTTGCTGCTTCAGTCGAGCGACTGGAATTTCATCATCAAGACCGGAACCTCGCTCAAGTACGCGGAGTCGCGCATCCGCGTGCATGTGCATCGCCTAAGGCGCTTGGGGCACCTCGTGCAAACCGGCGTCATCGAAGGAGACGACCTGGCATGGCTGGAGGACGTCTCCTCGCGCGACAATTTCTTTCATCAACTCGAGAGCGCCACCCTAAGATCGCCATTCGACCAATCCGGCCAACTCGAGCAGGCCGAGTGACGGCGGGGGCAGAAGGATAGAAACGACGATGTCCACAATCGACCTTTCGGGCACGTACACCGCCCTCGTCACTCCTTTCCGTGACGACGGCGATCAGTCGATCGACTGGGAGGCATTCGACGCGCTCATCGAGTCGCAGATCGAAGGAGGCATCCGAGGCCTCGTCCCCTGCGGCACCACCGGTGAGAGCCCCACCCTTTCGCACCACGAGCACGAACAGGTCGTGGCCCGCACGGTCGAGCGCGCCCGCGGCCGCGCCCAGGTCATCGCCGGCATCGGCTCCAACTCGACCCGCGAGGCCATCGACCTCGCCCGCGCCGCCGAGCGCGCCGGCGTGGACGTGGTGATGGGCGTGGTGCCCTACTACAACAAGCCCACGCAAGAGGGCCTTCGCCAGCACTTCCTGGCCATCGCCAAATCCGTCTCGATCCCGCTGATGATCTACAACATCCCCGGCCGCACGGGGATCGATCTCTCGGCCGACACCCTCGTCCGGATCGTGGAGCAAGCCCCCAACGTCCTGGCGACCAAAGAAGCCACGGGCCACGTGCTTCGCACCCAGGAGCTCTCGCGCCGTTTGGGGGCGCGTCTGGCGATCCTGAGCGGCGACGACGCGCTCACCCTGCCCATGGTCGCCGTCGGCGCGCGCGGTGTCATCAGCGTGACCTCGAACCTCCTCCCGCGCGAGGTCGCCCGCGCGACCCAGCTGGCCCTCACCGGCTCCCTCTCCGAAGCCCGCGCCGCCCACTTGGCGCTGATGCCCGTGCACGAGGCGATGTTCCTCGAGGCGAACCCCGGCCCCGTGAAGGCCGCCCTCGCCGCGCGCGGCAAGATGAAGAACGTCGTACGCAGCCCCCTCGCCGCCGTGAGCGAAGCGACGCGCGCCGCGGTGGTCGGCGCCGTCGATACGTATCTTCGTGGGCAGTCGTAGATCGTATTTGGTGAGGCGATGATGAGCGAAGATACGCGGGATGGCGCGGCCTCACGCACGCGCGTGGCCATCGTGGGATCGGCCGGAAAAATGGGCCAGGCGTTGATCCGCCTCGTCAAAGAGGACGCGGAGCTCGAGCTGGTCGCCGTCCTCGATCAAGGCGATCCGATGAGCGCCCTCGGCGCTTATCCTGGCGCCGTGGCGATCGATTTCTCGACGCCCGCGGGGACGCTCGCCCTGGCCGAAACGGCGCCCGGCGCCGGCGTGGCCATCGTGAGTGGAACCACGGGGCTGGACGATGCAGCCGTGCGCGCGCTCGAGGCGGCGAGCCGGATCGTGCCCGTGTTCACCGCCTCGAACATGAGCGTCGGCGTGCACGTGCTGGGCGTCTTGATCGAGCGCGCCATCGCGATGCTCGGCCCCGACTTCGATCTCGAGCTCATCGAGGCGCACCACCGTCGCAAGGTCGACGCCCCGAGCGGCACGGCGTTGACCCTCGCCGCGATCGCGCAGTCGGCGCGCGGCGGCGATCCGCGGCTGGTTCACGGCCGCCATCCGGACGTGCGCGCGGCGCGGGGCCGCGACGAGGTGGGCATTCACGCGGTGCGGGGCGGCGACGTCATCGGCGATCATACGTTGCTGCTGCTCGGCGACGGGGAGCGGCTCGAGCTGACGCATCGGGCGACGAACCGCGATCTGTTCGCGCGCGGGGCGCTCCGCGCGGCGCGGTGGGTCGCGGGGCGCGGAGCGGGGCGGTATGGGATGCGGGATTTGGTCGGGGAATAGGAGAGGGCCGGCCCTTGGGGTCGGCCCCCGCTCCTAAAACGCGAGCTTGAAATCCACCCCGCCGCCCTTGGGCCCCACCCGCGGCGCGACATCCCAAGCCCGCGCCCGCGGCGCAGCAGCCGTCGTGCGCGGCGACTCCCGGTGCCGATCCGTCAACAACAACACGACGCCCGTTCCCACGAGAACGACGCCCGCGCCCGCGCCGATGAATGTCAACAACCGCGCGGACTTCGCATCTTCGTAACGAGTGCACGCGTCGGTGCGGTCCGGGCTGCAGAAGTCGCGGGGTGCGCCCGGCTTGTCCGCATCGTCTTTGTTGTCGGATTGAAGCGAAAGAAACCGCGCGCCCTCGATGGCGCCAAAAACGCCCGCGCCAACGCCCAGGCCAATTGCCGTCCAGCCCAAAACGGTGCGCGCCGAGACGCCGTGGGATTCGGTGACGGCCTTCGGCTCTTCCACCTTCTCCTTGATGACCGGGGGCGGGGGTTTGACGGGCGGCGGGGCCGGCGGCTTCTCACCGAGGAGCTTCTCCAAGAATCGATCCGCCACGGCCTGCAGCTTCGGATTTTTGGGATCGCCCACGTTGTCCGGATAGCTCTCCGTGGCCACGATTTCGCGTTGTCCGCGGATCCACAGGTGCAGCTCGGCGGTGATTTCGTGGGCTCCGCTCTTGTTGATCCAGCCGTACATGACGCGATCGGCTTTGAACTCGTCGCCCATGCGCTGGGTGCACTCCGCGTCGGGGCGCTGCGGGCACTTGAGCGCGGCGGTCACCATCGACAACGACGTGGTCACGCTGCCCAGCTGCCAGCTCGACGTTGCCCGAACGCGTGCGCGAAGGGCTTGCGTGAGCGGCTCGACTTGATCGTCGGCGTTGTCCGAGTCGAGACCGAGCACGTGCACCGTGCGCTGGGCCGCGGGCGCGAGGGTCGTCGTTGTCGGGGTCGGCGACGCCGTGGTTGGCGCGGGCGACGGTGGGGGAGCCGTCCGGGGGACGGGGGCGGGTTGCGTGGCCGCGGGCCCCAATGGGGTCGGCGCCGATTGCGCCGAGGCGCCGCCGGTGAGGGAGAGGCCGAACAACAGAGCGAGGGGGGCGAGGGAGCGGGTGGCTTTCAAGGCGCCTTACTTTGCGTGCGTTTGGGGGAGGGTCAAAGCAGCATCAGAAAACGACGTGGACATCGAAGCCGGAAGCATGAGGCCCAACATAAGGCATCACGCGTACGCTCGACCCGGTGGTCGTGCGTCCCTTCCAGCTCCGCTCATCGCGAATTTCCTTTTTCGCGGAAGTGTCCGTGAGAAGCAAGTAAGTCCCCACCCCCAAGCTCGCGAGGGCCACGCCCCCGCTGATAAGACCAAGTAATGATGCGGTTTTTGCCGCGTCGTAGTTGTCGCAGATCGTCCTGGCTGCGTCGGCGCCCGACGTGTTCCAGGACGCCGGCTCCCCGCGGCCCGCTTGGCAGATGGCTTCGCGGCTGGGCATGCCGTTCTCGCCTTGATGGCTCTTTCGGAAGTCGTCGGTGTCGGACTTCAGCTTGAAGAAGTGAATGCCTTCGTAGATGCCGAAGCCTCCCGCCACCGCCCCCAGTCCGATGAGCCCCCATCCTACGATGGAGCGCGTGCGGCTTCCGCCCGCTTCGCCGCGGAGGTCGGCCTCGGAGGAGGAGCCGAGGGGCAGGTTCAAGACGCCATCGGCGCCGGGGGTCACCGTGATTTCCCTTCGGGTGAGCACCGTTTCGTTGTCCGACGAGCGCACCTCGATGATGTGACGGCCGGCGGGGAGCTCGAGCAGCGCACGGCCTTTGGTCAAGCGGCCTTTGGGGGCGTCGTCGATCCAGATTTCGTCGCGGCCCTCGCCTGCGTGCACCGTGATCATGGCGGTCTGCGGCGCGTTGCCGGTGAGGCGATCGATGATGCGCGCGGCCATGCGGCGCAGGTAATCGTCGTTTTGATCTTTCAGGTTGTCGCTGAAGACCTCTTTCACGGAGGCGTCGGGCTTGCCTCGCACATAGAGGTGCACCTCGGCGGACAGCTGGCCGCGGCCGGCCTTTGCGATGTGCCCGTAGATGAAGCGATCGGTCTTGAGCTGGTCGCCGATCTTCTGCAGGCACGGCCCGTCGGGGCGCGGCGGACAGCGCAGGGCGGCGAGGAACATGCTGAGCGAGGGGGAGCCGTCGGCGATGGGCCACGATAGCTTTTCCCGGGCGCGCGATCGCAGGGCTACGCTCAATGCCTCGGCCTGCTCGTCCGCGTCTTCGGTCTCGAGCGAGAGAACATGGAGGGTCGGGCCCGACGCAGCGCCCGCCGTGCCGGTTGGACGCGTGGTTTGCGCGCGGGCCTCCCTCGGGGTCGTCGCGACGCAGAAAAACGAAACAATGCCTACGATGATGGTCGCGAGAAGCCGCACTTCGACTAGACGCATGGAGCGGAGGTTATACCGTGTTTCTGGTTTCGTTTCTGTTTTCGCGAGAGGCGAAATAAGGGCATGCGCATCACCGGAGGGAGCTTGCGTTCGAGACCGTTGCGCGCGCCCAAGGGGGACCGCACCCGCCCCACCTCGGACCGTGTCCGAGAGGCACTCTTTTCGATCCTCGTCGCCCGCATCGGACGAACGGACGATGGTGAGCTGCCGTTTTCCGGCGATCGCGTGCTCGATCTTTATGCGGGGACGGGGTCGCTCGGGCTCGAAGCGCTCTCTCGCGGCGCGGCCCACGCCACATTCGTGGAAGAGGGACGTGACGCGCTCGTCGCGCTTCGGGGAAATATTGTGGAGCTTGGTGTTGCCAAGACGACCACCGTCCTGGCCATGTCCGTCGAGCGCGCCACCCGCACCCGCACCTTGGGGCGGATATCCAAAGAGGAGCAGCTGACCTTGGTCTTCGCCGATCCGCCTTACAAGCTGGTGAAAGGTGGGGAGTTGGCGCGTGCCTTGGGGCCCATCGTGGAGTCGGACGCATTGGCGCCGGACGCGACCGTGGTCATCGAGCACGCGAGCGGGGATGCTGCGCCCGATGTGAGCGGTCTCAGCTTGGAGGAATCACGACGTTACGGTGACACGACGGTGAGCCTGTACCTCTACCGGAGCAGAAACCGACATGTTGTATCCCCTTGACGCGTAGAGCATGTATATTCGCCCCGCGGCGTCCTGCCGTGTGAGCCTACGGTCGATGAGCGCAAGCACTCCTCCGCCGCCTCCCACCAATGGGAACGGCAAGTATATAGCTTTAGGACTTCTGTTCTTATTCGGGATTGTTGGACTCTTCGTTTGGAAGATGGTCCTCGACAAGCCCGTCGAGCAACCGGCGAAGGTCACGCCTTCGGCAGCTGGCTCTGCGCCCCCCGCGCCCAGCTTCAACCACGCCCAGCTCGATGAGGTACCCCCTCCGCCGCCCCCCGAGCCCGATGCCGGGCCGGTGAAAAGCACGCGGGTCGCGTCCAGCTCGGGCACCGCAGGTTGCGAGCCCAAGGTTTGCGCCGGTGCGGTCACGTCGGAGCTCGAGACTGCCCTCGCCTTCCGCGCCAAGCAAGCGCATCGCTGCTACGACCAGGCGCTGACGCAGGACAATACGCTCCAGGGCAAGGTGCAGATCAGCGTGCGCATCGCCCCCAGCGGCAATGTGTGCAATGTGGGTGTTGCCTCCAACGATATGGGCACCCCCGTCGTGGCGCAGTGCGTGGCCGGCTACTTCAAGCAAGCAGCGCATTTTCCCTCGCCCAAGGGTGGCTGCCTCGACACGGTCGTCCCCATCTCCTTCGTGCCCGGCGGTCGTTGACCCGCCGCCCGCTCAGCTCCTAAGAGACGGCCATGAACGACGAGGAGCAAAAGAAGCGCCGGACCGCCGCGCCTCCCTCCCGTCGCTTCGGCTTCGCCAGCCCGGCCAGCTCGCCCAGTTCTTCGAGCTCGGCCAGTTCTTCCAGCTCGCCGAGCTCGTCTGGAACCCCCAGTTCGTCGGGCGCTCCCAGCTCATCCGGCGCGCCGAGCTCCGCGCTGCGCTCGGCCCTCTCGCTTCCGTCGTCGCCCCCTCGAAGCTCGGGCGTGATGCGCACAGCCCGTGCGCCGCAGCTGTCCACCGCCTTTCGCCTCTCGGGCATCGACTTCGATCTCATGGGCGCCACCCGGCGCATCATCGAGGGATCGCTGGGCGTCGTTCCGGGTGAGCGCGTGCTCATCATGGTGGACCGCGCGCGGCGCGATGTCGGTATTTCTTTGGCCGATGCGGCGCGGAATACGGGGGCGCAGGCCGTCATCTTCTCGCTCGAGGAGTACGGCGAGCGGCCCATGCGGCATCTTCCTCCCTCGCTCGAGGAGGCGCTCTCCGAGGCGCAAGCGAGCATCCTGCTCGCCGGCTTCGACGACGGCGAAATGGCCATGCGCTACGAGCTGCTCACCCTCGTCCGCCAGCTCAATCTGCGGCACGCGCACATGCTCGGCATCACCCGCCGCTCGATGATCGGCGGCTTCACCGTCGACCCTTCGCGCATCCTCGACGCCACGCGCGGGCTCCGCATGCGCCTGCGCCCCGACTCGGTGCTCCGCGTGCGAAGCGCGGCGGGGACGGATCTCGAGGTGCGTTGCTCGCCGGCGCATCGGTGGGCCGAGCACGTCGGGGTCATTCGTCCGGGCAGGTGGGAGCATCTTCCTTCCGGGGGCCTCGTCACCAGCCCGACATCCATCCAAGGCGTGTATGTGGCCGATGCCAGCGTGGGCACCGAGCTGGGCGCGTCGTTGGGATCGCTCGAGCGGAGCGCGGTGCGCTTCGAGATCGAGCAAGGTGTGTGTCGCGCGGTGCGCGGCGGCGATCGCTCGCTCGATCGGCACCTCATGGACTTCATGCGGCGCGAACCGAGCCTCGATCGCGTGGGGCTCGTGATTTTCGGCGCCAACATCGGCATTCATGCGGCCACGGGGGAGGTGTCCTCGGATCAGAACCTGCCGGGCATCCACCTTGGCTTCGGCGCGACCTACCCGGAGCAAACGGGGGCCGTGTGGAATGCGCGCACGCAGATCACGGTCACGTCGAGCACGTCGGATGTCGACCTCGACGGCGTGCCGGTCGTCCGCTCGGGGCGCCTTCTTCTATAAGCCGATGTCTTCCCATGTCCGAGATTGAACCCCGAGGGGTGCTGCTGCAGGTCGCCTACGACGGGACGAATTTTCGAGGGTGGGCAACGCAAAAAGGGGAGCGCACCGTCGAAGAGACGCTGAAGGGCGCGATTTCGGCCGTCGATGCCCGCGCCAGCGCGCCCCGTGGAACCAGCCGCACCGACGCCGGCGTGCACGCCGAAGCCCAAATGGTCGCGTTCGATGCGAAGCTGCCGCTGCCCCCGCGCGGGTGGGTGCTCGCCATCAACCAGCACCTGCCCGACGATGTGTGCGTGCGTGCGGCGAGGCTCGTCCCAACGGGGTACGCGCCGCGGTTCTCGGCCAAATTGAAGCGGTATCGGTATCGGCTTCTGCTCGATCGCATCCGGGATCCGCTGGTCATGCATCGCGCATGGCGCATCGGGTTCGAGCTCGACATCGAAAAAATGCGGCGCGAAGCCGCCGTCATCGTCGGCACCCACGATTTTGCCGCGTTTCGCTCCGCTTCCGACGAGCGCAAGGAGACGGTGCGCACGGTATCCCGCGCGATCCTCGAGCCGACCGATGACATTCACGCGCGCGGTCGTATCCTCAGTATCGTGGTCGAGGGGAACGCGTTCATGCACAATATGGTGCGGATTCTGGTCGGCACCTTGGTGGACATCGCGCGCGGCCGACTGCCCGAGGGCTCCATGGCGCGCGCGCTCGAAGGCCGCGAACGCCGCCTCGCCGGCGCCACGGCACCCGGGCATGGCTTGACCCTCGAGGCCACCGAGCTTCTTCTCCCCGAGGAGGGCGTATCGGAGCCATGGCCGCAGTAACCGTCCGCGAGCGCATCGTCGTACGCGCGCCTTCGCCGGGGGAGGGGACGCAGATTGCATCCTTGTGGCGCGAGCTCTGGGAGGCGCACGAGCGCTGGGGCGGATACCCCGGCACCCGCGACGACCGCGTCTACGCGCGGCTCGCGTCGCGCCTCGATGAAGACGCGCGCGTGCGCGGCGGGCAGCCGGTGCTCGGGCGGCACATTCACTTGATCGCCGCCATCCACGGGCAAGTGTGCGGGCAGGTCGAAGGGTGGTTCGAGCGCCATGGGGCCGAGCCTCGAACCCCGTTCACGTGCGAGGTGCGCTCGCTCATCGTGCACCCCCGGGCGCGCGTCCTGGGCGTGGGGCGCGCGCTGCTCACCAACTTGGCACGAACGGCGAGCGATCTCGCGCGCGGAGCCCCCACGGTGCTGGCCGCCGAGGTGCTGGAGCCGAACCCCGCGCACAGCTTCTACCAGCGGCTCGGCTATCACCCCGTGGCGTGGAGCACGCGCATGGTCGTTTCGCACGAGCCGCGCGTTCGCTCGGGCGAGTTCGTCGCGCGCCCCGCGGAGCCCCAAGACGCCCTGGCGCTGGCCGTGCTCGAGTCGATGCTCGCCGCCCGCCGTCGCGCGGCCCACGACGAGCGCTTCGACCGCCCGCGCGCCATCGACGCGACCTTGGTGGGCGCCATCGCCGCGCACCTCGGCCGCCGCCATCGCGACGTGAGCGAGCCGCACGAGCTGGTCACCGTCGACGCGCGCGGCGACGTGCGCGCCGCGGCCAGCTTGGTGATCTCGCCGCTCGACCCTCCCTTTGCGCGGACGCGGCGCACCATCCTGGGTCGCTTCGCCATCGATCCCGCGCGCGAGCCGCTCCCGGTCCTGGCCCCGCTCATCGCGCTCGCGTGCCGTTACGCCATCGCGGCGGAGGCGCCCACCATGGAGCTCACGGATCTGACGTTCCCCGGCACGGCCCTCTACGATGCCACCGTCACCCTGGGCGCCGATCCTTGGTCGCGCATCGTCACGCGCATGGCGTGAGCGCCGTTCGTGCGATGAGCGTAGAAACGTGAACCGCGCGAAAAGCGCGAGCGCGGCGACGAACGCGAGCGTTTCCGCGGCCGAACGAGGCCCCGGCCGTCCAGGGATTTGGGAAATCGAGCCAAGCGTGGCACTATTTTTCGCCACGTTCACCCCATCCCATCCGCGCCGTGCGCGGATCCGCAGCTTGGAGTTTCGAAGATGCGACCTCTACCCGTCGTTAGTGCCGTCCTTGGTGCCGTTTTTTCGTGCCTCGCGTTCGCTGCGCCCTCGTCTGCGCAAACGGCAACCCCCGGAACCGCCGCGCGCCCGGTCGCTGCCACGCAACCCGCCGGCGCCGTGAGGCCCGCAGCCACGGTCGCAGCGCAAACGCCGAGCCCCGCGCAGCTCCAAGCGTCGCAGGCGGAGGCGCGGCGATTGTCCGACGCCTTCGTCAATGTGGCGGAGCGGGTGAGCCCGAGCGTGGTGCAAATCGACGTGACCTCGCGCGATGAGAACGCCGACCAAGTTTTGCGCTGGCTCGGCCGCGGCGGGGGCGACTCGCCGGTGGCGCGCGGCATGGGCTCGGGCGTGGTGTTCACGCCCGACGGCGCGATCCTCACGAACAACCACGTGGTGGACGAGGCGCTCACCATCAACGTGCACCTCCGCGACGGGCGCTTTCTGCCCGCGCGCCTGGTGGGCCGCGATCCCGAGACGGACCTGGCGGTGGTCAAGGTCGACGCGCAAGGGCTGGTCGCCGCCAAGTTCGCCGATAGCGACACGATGCGGGTGGGCGAGTGGGTGGTGGCCATCGGCTCGCCGTTCGGCCTCGGCTACACGGTGACCACCGGGGTGCTGAGCGCCAAGGGGCGCGGCGGCATCGGGATGAATTTGATCGAGGACTACTTGCAGACCGACGCCAGCATCAACCCCGGAAACTCCGGTGGCCCGCTCTGCGATCTGGAGGGGCGCGTGGTGGGCATCAACACCATGATCGTGGGCCGCGGCAGCGGCATCGGCTTCGCGGTCCCCTCGAACATGGCGCGCCGCGCGGCCGAGCAGATCCTCAAGAGCGGCCGGGTCGAGCGCGCGTGGATCGGCGTGGGCGCGCAAGACCTCACGCCCGAGCTGGCGGCCATGATCAAGGTGGATCCGCGCGCCGGCGCGCTCATCAACGGCGTGCAGGACAATTCGCCCGCGAAACGCGCGCAGATCAAGCCGGGCGACGTGATCGCGGCCGTGGCCGCGCGTCCCGTCCACGATTCGCACGATCTGACGCGCGAGATCCTCGCCCACGACGTGGGGCAGACGTTGGAGCTCGAGGTCCTCCGCGAGGGAAAGCGTTATGGAACCAAGGTGACATTGGCGGCGCGTCCGGGCCGGCCGGTTCCGCCCGTTCCGGTGCAGCAGCAGGGCGTTCCGCAGCCCGGTCTGGGGCTCACGGTGCGCGATCTCACGGCGCAGCAGGCGGCCCAAGCCGGGTTGCCGGCCAAGCCGCTGCCGCTCATCACCGGCATTTCGCCCGGATCGGCGGCCGATCGCGCCGGGCTCAAAACGGGTGACGTGATCATCGAGGTGGATGGGACGTCCGAGCCCACGTCCACCCAAGTGCAGCAAGCGGCGGCCGACGGGCAGCTGCTGCTCCGCGTCCAGCGCCGCGAGTCTGCGTTTTATGCGGCGCTGCGCAAGTAGCGCGGCACGTCGAGCCGGAATAAAGCAGAGAGATTGACGGTGGCGCTGCCGCGCGGTACCGGTTTGCCGCATGATCGAAGTCCGGCAAATCGAGGCAGGCGGTAATCTTCGGGATTTTCTCAATGTGGTCGATTCCATCTACGCGAGCGATCCCCACTACGTCCGCCCGCTGAACATGGACATCAAGGATCGCCTCGATCCCAAGAAGAACCCCTTCTTCGAGCACGGCGACGCGGTGGCCTTCACCGCGCATCGCCACGGCGAGTGCGTCGGCCGCATCAGCGCCAGCATCGATCGCGAGCACCTCGATCGCCACAAGGACGACGCGGGCTTCTTCGGCTTCTTCGACACCATCGACGATCCCGAGGTGGCCGCCGCGCTGATCGCGCGCGCCGAATCGTGGCTCAGGGCGCGCGGGATGAAGCGCGCACGCGGGCCCTTTTCGCTGGGCATCAACGAGGAGACGGGCTGCCTGGTGAACGGGTTCGATTCCCCGCCGGTCTTCCTGTGCCCGCACCACCGGCCGTA contains these protein-coding regions:
- the truA gene encoding tRNA pseudouridine(38-40) synthase TruA gives rise to the protein MSEIEPRGVLLQVAYDGTNFRGWATQKGERTVEETLKGAISAVDARASAPRGTSRTDAGVHAEAQMVAFDAKLPLPPRGWVLAINQHLPDDVCVRAARLVPTGYAPRFSAKLKRYRYRLLLDRIRDPLVMHRAWRIGFELDIEKMRREAAVIVGTHDFAAFRSASDERKETVRTVSRAILEPTDDIHARGRILSIVVEGNAFMHNMVRILVGTLVDIARGRLPEGSMARALEGRERRLAGATAPGHGLTLEATELLLPEEGVSEPWPQ
- the dapA gene encoding 4-hydroxy-tetrahydrodipicolinate synthase, producing the protein MSTIDLSGTYTALVTPFRDDGDQSIDWEAFDALIESQIEGGIRGLVPCGTTGESPTLSHHEHEQVVARTVERARGRAQVIAGIGSNSTREAIDLARAAERAGVDVVMGVVPYYNKPTQEGLRQHFLAIAKSVSIPLMIYNIPGRTGIDLSADTLVRIVEQAPNVLATKEATGHVLRTQELSRRLGARLAILSGDDALTLPMVAVGARGVISVTSNLLPREVARATQLALTGSLSEARAAHLALMPVHEAMFLEANPGPVKAALAARGKMKNVVRSPLAAVSEATRAAVVGAVDTYLRGQS
- a CDS encoding carboxypeptidase-like regulatory domain-containing protein, translated to MTAMGAAGWGCSAPDPGEIGVGPGGKRSGNFDGGAGNPNNGGNGNGNGNGNGGGGGDGGGGGGGGGGGDNAFAGAPAYQAGQTGQPTNNAGHPNGGNPVGLACLDCHGPQNTKKFSFGGTVYKTSGGAPVGAGVEVRLRTPNGDSLSVYTDATGNFYAETATFPALPAGTQVGVRDGTNTKPMVGKLVGADGSCAKASCHQSPGQGKIYLQ
- a CDS encoding AgmX/PglI C-terminal domain-containing protein; translated protein: MVLDKPVEQPAKVTPSAAGSAPPAPSFNHAQLDEVPPPPPPEPDAGPVKSTRVASSSGTAGCEPKVCAGAVTSELETALAFRAKQAHRCYDQALTQDNTLQGKVQISVRIAPSGNVCNVGVASNDMGTPVVAQCVAGYFKQAAHFPSPKGGCLDTVVPISFVPGGR
- a CDS encoding DUF1957 domain-containing protein, with amino-acid sequence MPNGYLALILHAHLPFVRHPEHARHLEERWFYEALIECYLPLLDAFDRMADDGVPFALTMSVTPPLAAMMRDPLLCERFEGHLSRLEALTEREMKRLWGDERFAHVATFYREELRRVRGVWERHRGDVIGGLVRHWDAGRIELITCAATHCYLPGMLPAPEGIRPQIELGVRGFEQLVGRKPVGMWLAECAYHPSFDAEIAKAGIRFTLVDTHGVTFARPRPPFGVHAPIVSPSGVAFFARDAESSRQVWSREEGYPGDPYYRDFYRDIGFDLPESELMGEIGGDGARLMTGIKYHRITGKSAHKEPYDPRIARQIAWEHAGNFVYNRGLQIQHLSARVPAPIVVAPYDAELYGHWWYEGPRFLESVFRQLPNTRGEVEAITLRTYLERHPVSVEATPAASSWGAGGYGEVWVGPEAAWSWRHVHHATRYVSWLVQNHRGATGPRGRALDQTIQELLLLQSSDWNFIIKTGTSLKYAESRIRVHVHRLRRLGHLVQTGVIEGDDLAWLEDVSSRDNFFHQLESATLRSPFDQSGQLEQAE
- the dapB gene encoding 4-hydroxy-tetrahydrodipicolinate reductase; the encoded protein is MMSEDTRDGAASRTRVAIVGSAGKMGQALIRLVKEDAELELVAVLDQGDPMSALGAYPGAVAIDFSTPAGTLALAETAPGAGVAIVSGTTGLDDAAVRALEAASRIVPVFTASNMSVGVHVLGVLIERAIAMLGPDFDLELIEAHHRRKVDAPSGTALTLAAIAQSARGGDPRLVHGRHPDVRAARGRDEVGIHAVRGGDVIGDHTLLLLGDGERLELTHRATNRDLFARGALRAARWVAGRGAGRYGMRDLVGE
- the rsmD gene encoding 16S rRNA (guanine(966)-N(2))-methyltransferase RsmD → MRSRPLRAPKGDRTRPTSDRVREALFSILVARIGRTDDGELPFSGDRVLDLYAGTGSLGLEALSRGAAHATFVEEGRDALVALRGNIVELGVAKTTTVLAMSVERATRTRTLGRISKEEQLTLVFADPPYKLVKGGELARALGPIVESDALAPDATVVIEHASGDAAPDVSGLSLEESRRYGDTTVSLYLYRSRNRHVVSP